The Mastomys coucha isolate ucsf_1 unplaced genomic scaffold, UCSF_Mcou_1 pScaffold20, whole genome shotgun sequence nucleotide sequence CCTCAGCTCTTGGACCAATCCTGACCTTTCTCTCATTATCACACATACCAAACTACTTTGTTCAActaatcattaatttaaaaactaccctacctctgcctttcttcttctctgttgtGAGTCAGAAGACTCCAAGGTGGACATTATCAAACCATcattataaaaaaatacattcagtacttgggaggcagaggcaggcagatttctgagttcgaggccagcctggtctacagactgagtttgaggacagccagggctacacagagagaccctgtctcgaaaaaccaaacaaaaaaaagaaaaaaagaaaatccaaaacaatcaaaacaaaacaaaaaacttatcaCTATTGTCTAAGAGTCAAGAGGATCCTGGGCTATAGATTCaagggctgggaactgaactccatgACAGAATATCTATCTTTTAGGGCACAGTTCTTTCTTCCATCATCTGTACCTAAGGGGGGGACTTAATCCAACTCCAGCACATTGTCAGCTCTCACTGGGAGCCCTGCGGTTTCCCTCCTGGCCTGGCTCTGCCCTCCAGCCCTCTTTCCTAGAGGAGTAAAGCTCAAGAACCAGTGCCCCCCTTTTGCTGTCCACATCATTGCCCCCTATATTTGCCAGGGACTGGTGCTCAGTCAGGAATGAGAGGCTAATGGGGACTCTAAGCTCAGTGTCCTTTACACCTATGCAACCTTGCTGGGTGGAAAAGAGAAGCTACCATGACAGTGGGCACAAGGGCATACAGcagtaatcccagccctcaggatgaggcaggagaagtGCCTGGTgccgcggaccggggtttcttgcggggtcccttattccgcgggacgatgggttctggccaggtgggcacgggNNNNNNNNNNNNNNNNNNNNNNNNNNNNNNNNNNNNNNNNNNNNNNNNNNNNNNNNNNNNNNNNNNNNNNNNNNNNNNNNNNNNNNNNNNNNNNNNNNNNNNNNNNNNNNNNNNNNNNNNNNNNNNNNNNNNNNNNNNNNNNNNNNNNNNNNNNNNNNNNNNNNNNNNNNNNNNNNNNNNNNNNNNNNNNNNNNNNNNNNNNNNNNNNNNNNNNNNNNNNNNNNNNNNNNNNNNNNNNNNNNNNNNNNNNNNNNNNNNNNNNNNNNNNNNNNNNNNNNNNNNNNNNNNNNNNNNNNNNNNNNNNNNNNNNNNNNNNNNNNNNNNNNNNNNNNNNNNNNNNNNNNNNNNNNNNNNNNNNNNNNNNNNNNNNNNNNNNNNNNNNNNNNNNNNNNNNNNNNNNNNNNNNNNNNNNNNNNNNNNNNNNNNNNNNNNNNNNNNNNNNNNNNNNNNNNNNNNNNNNNNNNNNNNNNNNNNNNNNNNNNNNNNNNNNNNNNNNNNNNNNNNNNNNNNNNNNNNNNNNNNNNNNNNNNNNNNNNNNNNNNNNNNNNNNNNNNNNNNNNNNNNNNNNNNNNNNNNNNNNNNNNNNNNNNNNNNNNNNNNNNNNNNNNNNNNNNNNNNNNNNNNNNNNNNNNNNNNNNNNNNNNNNNNNNNNNNNNNNNNNNNNNNNNNNNNNNNNNNNNNNNNNNNNNNNNNNNNNNNNNNNNNNNNNNNNNNNNNNNNNNNNNNNNNNNNNNNNNNNNNNNNNNNNNNNNNNNNNNNNNNNNNNNNNNNNNcgccttcacgcaaagtgtgcgtggcagccTGGTACAGAGGAAATCTCAgatccaaacaaagcaaaaatacctACCGAAGCTGGGTGTGCTAACACTGAAAATCCGACTCTTTGGAGACCTGACAGGAGAATTCCGTCGgccaaggtcatcctctgctatataggGAGTTTGAGGCTCCCGTGGAGGCTGCTGAagtctttagaaaacaaaaaacaaagaagctgcAGTAGGACTGATAAGAACAAGTGCTGTTCTGGAAGAGGGCacaaagtttgattcccagcccctATATcagaagctcacaactgcctgtaactcccgCTTCAAGAAAtctaatgcctctggcctccttgggcactggcACATGCGTATACCAGACCCAGAAACACATGagcacattattttaaaataatatatatttttttaaaaatgaaactgcaGTAGGAAGAAGTTaagttgctgggcggtggtggggcacacctttagtcccagcacttgggaggcagaggcaggcggatttctgagttcaaggccagcctggtctactgagttccaggatagccaggtctacacagagaaccctgtctagaaaaaacaaacaaacaaacaaaaaaaccccaaaaaacaaacaaaacaaaaaagaaacaaaaaaaaaagaaactgtagtaGAAAGAAGTTAAGTTTATCGAATCTGGTTTTTTGGAAACAGGTTCTCCCTAAGTAGTTCTggctcagagatcctcctgcctctgtccatATGTGTTGAGCCTAAAGTGCACTACCAGTCCCACCCTTCTATTTTTATCTTGAGACCCGTGCCCTGGCAGGTCTTAGCCTTTCAACCTGTCTACGCCATTCTTCAGAATAACTAGACTCCAAATCTGGGCTGTGCCACTAGGCCTAACTCTATGCCTTTTttcttatacatacatatctatgaCACAATGTATAAATCAGGCACAATAAAGATTAACAATTGGACCAGGCGTTGCTGGCAAGTTCCTTTAATGGAATAACTCCAGAGTCCAAGGCAGGCAGGCctctaagagttcaaggccagcctttctacagagcaaattccaggtcagccagggctacaaagagaaactctgggaacactagctgggtgtgatggtactTCTTACAGCTCACAGAGGAGGAGGATCCAGACTGTCAGGCCAGATTTGGCTAAATAGGGAATTCAAGACCACCATCTGGGGCCTGCATACAAAAATCCTGTCTTTCAGGTTTGGTAATGTActaaaggcagaagcaggtggatctctgtgaatttcaagccagcctggtctgcaaatcgaattccagaacacccagggctacacagggaaaccctgtttcaaaaccaaaaacaaacaaaaaatgaaaacaaaagaagagagagaaaaagatccTGTATAAGAATAATGTATGGCAATATAAGTTATATGACTGTGGTCCCTCTCAAATGTGTTTCTAtcttgttgctgtgatcaaatagctttttttggtttttggtttttgtttttttagtatagccctggctgtcctggaactcaggctgtagaccaggctatggCTGGGAATCGGGAGCACCGTCCCTTGGCCTGAGTGGCCATGTTGGCAGTGTATGCAGAAACTAGCAATGGTAGCTGTCTCCTCCTGGGTAGGATGTCTATTACCTAAAACTGTTCCTACTGAGACCTTCTACTGAGACTAGCTGGCCCCGACCCCTGCAAGTAGATAACCTCCAGGAGGTTGTGGGGAGGGGGGTGCAGTAGTAGGTGTGGCTCCAATAAGCACAACTCACCTGCNNNNNNNNNNCCCCGGCTtttctgtgtgcacatgagcCTGTAATTCTGAGGTATCCGCCCTTTATTTGTTCTATCCATCACTCAGACAGGTCTAGGTGCCAAACCTCTCATAACATGGTAAGAAAAAATTCTTAAACGTGCTCAGcagttgaaaatgaaaattagccCTGTGTGTGCATtgcacatcatatacacatatattgtctttattttgttagtatctgtgtatgtgtggtggtggtggaggccaGGACAGGGAGTTGGATCGCCTAACTAACATTCCACCCTACCAGCTAGCTgtgcaggcagctgtgagccaacagaactgggtgctgggaatcaaactcagggactcaaaaaaataaaaacaaaaaaccaaaaaaaccaaaagccacacagtggtggcacatgcctttaatcccagcacttgggaggcagagacaggcagatttctgagttcgaggccagcctggtctacagagtgagttccaggacacccagggctacacagagaaactctgtctcgaaaaaccaaaaaaaccaaacaaacaaaaacaaaacaaacaaacaaaaaacaaattcagggactcttgaagaacagcaagtattctTGGCTGCAGAAAAATCTCTCNNNNNNNNNNggcctggaactcactatgtagaccaactagccttgaacttgcagcaatccttctTGTCCCAAGTACAGGGGATTCCAGGAAGAAGGATGATGTGAGATGTCACTATTACTCAGAACAAGGCACAAGACAAAATGTGTTACCTCTAGAATTTCCCATTTTTGGACCAGGGCTTGTCACAGGTAACTGAAGTGACATATAACACAATCAGGTATTCAGGGAAGGAGACCAATGCCCATGGTTATATGGGGATGAACACAGCACCCTGGTGCAGGGCTACTGGGATAATTCAGGAGGGCCAGAGAAAGCCAGGCATAGCAGCACATatgcataatcccagcactcgaaaTGCAGGAATATTTCTAGGCCAAGGGCTGCCTGGGTACACTTTCAAGACTTtatcgcaaaaaaaaaaaaaaaaaaaaaaaaggcagaaggagCAACGGGAGCTTTGGGCACACACTTTCACTGTTGTTATGGGgtaggatgggggatggggagaatgGGGGATAAACTGGACACAGCTTGAAGATTAGCAGATTTGAGTAAATCCTAGAGGCTTGTGGCTGTCTCTAGTTGTTTGGTCCTGGGCTCTCATAAGAGTAGGGATATAGTATAGAAGCCCTGATAAAGGAGCTGGCTGGGGCTGCATGGAATTCATCAGTGGCAACAAGAGGCGTGGAGTGGCATTTAGCCAGGGCATAAAAACTGGGTCAGGGCAACATACAGCCATACTCAAACTACACAAACTGTCACAGGGAGCAGTATTCTGGAGAAATTTATGTAAATGGAGAACAATTTTCTTAGCTTTCTGATCCTGAAACTTTATTACCTTTTGTGATGTGCCtatgcgcgcgcgtgcgcgtgcgcgcgtgtgtgtgtgtgtgtgtgtgtgtgtgtgtgtgtgtgtgtgtgtttagtccAGGCCACTGACATTTCCAGGCAAATCTTCACTTCCCATCTTGATACAGCATACATTGTGAATTACCACCtctgacttttttaaaatgtggattctggggatgaAATTCGGAAGGTCATCAGAGTTGCCTGGTGAGTTCCTTTACCCCGTGAACCATCTGGACAACCTGGGCCTAAAACTGGGGCCCCTCCCGCCCCGTTTACTGTTATGTTCaaactttgctttttgttttacagttattttttttctttttcatttttaaagacagggtctcaccatgtagccctggctatcctgaaattaACAGAAATCCATCCGAGTAAAATAttcagtaactttttttttttggtagtgcCTCACCGtaattggctgtcctggaacatagtatgtagaccaggctggcctccaactcaaggaGACCCTCCTCTATCTGCCTCTCCAGTCTAGGATGAAAAGCCTGAGACAtcacttcttattttatttttgagacatgtagAAGAGCTATGTAGCATTGTCTGGCCTGGAATGATTATTGTAGACTAGACTGGTCAAGAAtttacaaagatctgcctgcctctgcctcagaagctctgggattaaagttgtgccaATACATCGGCTGAATCTGgaaactttaaatttaaagtttcaaTTTAAATGTAAGGGAACAGGACAAATTGTAATTCCTCTTTTCCTTGACATTTCTTctctgcattttatttaaaaaaataatagtaataataataatactaggTGTGactgggcacacctttaatccctcacCTTATGCCTCTGGAGGCAGGGACTggtagatctctgaattggagccatagtgagttccaggacagccagttttacaccagagaaaccctgtcttagggcgggggtggggagaacggaaagaaaaaaatcaaaacaaaagagttGGATGACAGCTTGGGTTACAGTCAGACAGGAGAGGGAGCCCAAAAATGAAATCTCTGGCTGTAAAAGTCTGGTAACTTAAAtgtgatccctggaactcacctaaagggaaataaaaaatcGACTTGTGAAaagttgccctctggcctctacaaggTTAGAAGCCATTTGCACCTTTCTCTGCCAATAgtaacaaacttttaaaaacaaataaaaacaatcgAAGGAGTAGGGTGAGAGGTCTCAGCAGAATTTGCTGCATAGGcctttcagccttgagtttgatcaggaacaccacatggtggaaggagagaacagaataCTTAATACTCTGACTTCTGTGGAAAGTGTGGTGATAACTCGCACAAACTGAACAATTttaacacccccaccccctgggcacaaaaaaacaaacatcacaGATTAGGGTGGTAGTTTGTAAAACCCGTGCTAACTACAAGGTTCTGGGTTTGGTGCTCATACTTATCTAACTTTTGAGACATCTGTTTTCTATCATTTGGCCtctaaatatttttctccttGGACAGGTTTTCTCCTGaaagttctcttttctttttctggagccAGTCTGGTGTGTTGTTTTGTAAACGTTTCCTTCATCGTGGTAGTTCTCTTAGAACCGGAGACTATTCTGAACAGCCTCGGCCTCCTCCCTGCGGCGACTACCAGCTCGGGTTCCTACGCCCGCCTCGGCGGCTCTGGAAGTTTCGGAAATAATCTTCAGCTTAGCTTGTACCTCGACATCTCACACAGAGTCCTCGCAAATTATTACACATCAAGAAGTTCTGTCCCAGCATTCAGAGAGTGCTGACAGAAACTTAAAACACTGCCACTGGCGGCTTTGAGCAACTTCAGACCCATTCCTCAAGCCTGCCTCGCCGAGATGCCCCCAGGCGGTTTTTCTTTTACGTAAGACACCATTCTAATTCTCCGCTCGCACGCGGCCATTGAATCCTTTGGGATCACTTTTCGGGGTGCGGAGACGCGCAGGTAGGATTCAGCGTGTTCCCCCCCACCCNNNNNNNNNNNNNNNNNNNNNNNNNNNNNNNNNNNNNNNNNNGCGCTCCGAAACTTTGCGCCTGCGCCGTCACTGTCCTCTCCTGGGCTCAGAGGCGGGTCCACGCCCCCTAGTCCCGCCCCCTCTCTCCCCCGGCCAATCCTAGGCTCCGTTCTGGGCTCGTCAGAATGGCGCCCTGGCTGGCCCGTGCCCGGATGTCCGCTGCCTGAGGCTCCGCCCTGTCCCCGTCTTGCATCCTTCCGGCTCCGTCGTGGAAGGAGGACTGCGCCTCGTCTTCCTGAAGGTGGGGTTCGGGGAAGGCCAGCCCGCGGTCACGCCGGCTGTGGGAAGGGAAAGTGGGCTCCCCGGGCGACTGTTTCCGGGTGCTCGGGGCGTGGGCCGACCGGGGATCGGACCGGGGATCAGGAGGGCTTCCGGGAGCGCCGCGGGCGCTCGGCAGGCGGGAGTTGAGGACCAGGCCGGCCGCGCGGTGGACTCGCCCCGCGGAGGCCGCCCCGCGAGCGCGCCTGTGGGGGTTTCCATGGTGACCGTAAACAAGCCTCAACTGCCTCAGCTACAACTGCCAAGTCCCCGGGGTTCCACCCTCCTCTAGGTGCTCTGAGGGCCGGCGAGGTTCCGGATGTGAGTGGGAGCGTGGAGACGAGAAGCCCGAGGTGAGGGCCGCCAGCGGGGCTTGCTGGCGCCTGGGCCCGCCGGGCGTGGGGCTCGGACTGCGAGAGGAGGGGTCCGAGGTCGGAGCCAGGCAGAGCCGGCCCACGGAGCCGGGGACCGCGTGGCTGCGGCTTGGGGTCGGGGGGACGGGGACTGAAGCCGGGAGTCGGTTCCACCGGGCCAGGCTCGGAGGCCCGGACCCCAGCCCCGGCGCAGCTCGCACGAAGTCGAGGTGGTGGCGGCCTCGGCCGGGCACTCGGGGCTGAGGCTGGAGCGCTCCTCGCCCACCGCGGGCGGCGCTCTTTCGCCCGTCGGTCCGTCCTCCGGGCAGGCCCGGGCGCTAGTTGTAGTTTTGTGAGAGGAGAGCGGGCGCTCACGTGGCCCGAGGCTCCCCGAGTTTCCCAAGACTGGGCGGGACGACTCCGCCCACCTCCCACGCCTGGCCCGGCCCGAGGCGACCGCCCTGCTTCCTCCTCGTGGCGGCCGGGGAGTGCGGAGCGCAGGTCTGCTTGCGTCCCGGACCCTGGAGGTGGCGTGTTCGCATTCGGGGGTGCGGAGTCCTTGCTGAGGTGGGTCAGCCCGCCGTTCGCTTTCCTTCCGTGTGCTTGGTGCCGCGTCTGCGGACCTCCGCGCTTCTGGTCAAAGTTGAGGCGGGCCTGCTCGGCCTTGGCTTGGCGCGTGCTCTTCCGAGCGCCCCCGGCTCGGCCGGCCCGCGGCGTCTGGCTGATACCCGGGAGGCGGCCCCACGTGGCCCTAAGACCCCGGCGGAGCGTCCTTGGCGGCTTTTTCTGCCGGCGCGGGAATAAACAAGTGGGCCTTCTTTCTACCTTCCGGTTACTTGAAGGCAGTACCCTGCGGCTGCGGCGGGATCGGGCGGGAGGGCGGGCGGGCGAGCGCGGGTGGCCGCCATGTGGCGGTGCGGAAGCAGTCTCTCCTGAGCCTGGGCAGTTTTGTCTACGGAACTTTTGGTCTTTTCTAGGTCAGTTTCCttaatgtttatttgtatgtgtgtggggggggccaGTGGTGTGGAGGTAAGGGGTACAACGTGGAGAAATGGACTCTGCCAGCACTGGGATTGAATTGAGGGTCCTATCACAATGGTCTAACTCTTAGTCCGGGGAGTTTTTAAGTAATTAACAGTCTTCTAATTGATCAAATCATAAGATATCTTGAAAGAGCGAAgactcaagtttttttttttccttcctggggAGTGGAGGCTAAAACGTGGTTCAGTTCTTCTGTGTTCAGACTGGGCTCCGGTAGTTAGGTCTGGCAAAAAAATGCATTAACCCACTTCTGAACAATGTGGAAGAACTTTTGAGTTGGGCATGCACGGGGTAGTAATGCATGCCTTtgcagagctctgagttcgaAAAGAGCCTGTTCTACAGAccaggttctaggacagccagggttactcaAGCCCCCTTAGTTAGCTCCCTCCAAAGATAGTTAAATTTCtacttaaaattgaaaatatctcAGCTGTTCAGGTAGACAAAAGACAGTAAAAAGTGGAGTTTTTAGTACTAATTTCTAGACATTC carries:
- the LOC116099982 gene encoding collagen alpha-2(I) chain-like, with the protein product MGSGQAPFWARQNGALAGPCPDVRCLRLRPVPVLHPSGSVVEGGLRLVFLKVGFGEGQPAVTPAVGRESGLPGRLFPGARGVGRPGIGPGIRRASGSAAGARQAGVEDQAGRAVDSPRGGRPASAPVGVSMVTVNKPQLPQLQLPRPPAGLAGAWARRAWGSDCERRGPRSEPGRAGPRSRGPRGCGLGSGGRGLKPGVGSTGPGSEARTPAPAQLARSRGGGGLGRALGAEAGALLAHRGRRSFARRSVLRAGPGASCSFVRGERALTWPEAPRVSQDWAGRLRPPPTPGPARGDRPASSSWRPGSAERRSACVPDPGGGVFAFGGAESLLRLRTKRRCTWTFPGALCVFKASGGVWVRKPRSLLKK